The following are from one region of the Oncorhynchus masou masou isolate Uvic2021 chromosome 24, UVic_Omas_1.1, whole genome shotgun sequence genome:
- the LOC135513026 gene encoding capping protein inhibiting regulator of actin dynamics-like isoform X1 codes for MLCFHDNQGASQDQEAGESHGAPQAEAPSTPVKSSRSKQVLPAIGTIESIDLDEVSQSVPRLDNTAAKHKLSVKPKNQRISRKHHRYTQDLKEVDIPGIQQEEKDAADSQHRNAEEETPPEKTKKQKLQEEERGESRRKRELAEQRHREEEEDRKKKAEEWRLCELEEERCCKQEERCILKKEEERRQREVMERMMKEEEERRQREEMERMMKEEEERRQREEMERRMKEEEERRQREDMERRMKEEERRQREEMERMMKEEEERRQREEMERMMKEEEERRQREDMERMIKEEERRQREEMERRMKEEEERRQREEMERRMKEEEERRQREEMERRMKEEEERRQREEMERRMKEEEERRQREEMERMMKEEEERRQREEMERMMKEEEERRQREEMERRMKEEERRMREDLELMQREEKERTLEEEEKEEEERSRKEEEERKQCELEAERLHVDEEKRLEEAEEEERMTKQVKKKRKLLAEEERKKNEEEEEKRLCAEAAASSSDPERKRRAEEVRRREMEKRQRPFTVKGSSGEKQILFQKVNLTSVIPASSQQGSAVTEHRERAKASSLGGADSPTLLSSQYVRHTAILVTGAQLCGTAVNLDHINEIACKSLLGLADEKKTAMVTPPPTKSKTSPVRKSGKTKSLSESTDQSSAAVLAEWASIRCKIFKGAEEGKYEEYPDPHSQNRPSSEDQSPFPHTNLRKTMSASAKFSITPARKKFADSSRNSEVLNPEEKEGGSPASALSNTSSSTSVPSAASTAPGRKAQSTGGKTARIADGKGECMFAKDLPSFIVPRSSQWSPRPEGSVTDAVSLGGESEDSDGREEGREQGQPSPFGIKLRRTNYSLRFHSDQSTDKRKKRYSAGDSFNGVPSPLTPIDPDSDTSVFSDRSSPASPFRESIPGVKPGHMVVSLPKLRAKAGKSPTPSMHSEEEKPSKPSLYQRPSTSPKPFTPPPSPLPKVGRGGSSDAVVQRTRVGADSAGHEERDERREETSAVAQLHRNGQGQGQGGQREEEPKEKRSFFPSISMPWREKADRKTELIRKEGKPSLQSRHSLDSVRVQDKEAGPPWITLALQKQKGFKEHQQSRDERRSNREAKLPEKQAKDKDSCVLVSPSEGKGSGNTSPPKSQTPEETKRPDTLLGCFERRDHLKKANTLPSTVTVEIADSTPSPPAVKEVTKRFPSTDSPQVSTEPAWLALAKRKAKAWSDCPQIIK; via the exons ATGTTATGTTTCCATGACAACCAGGGGGCCAGTCAGGACCAAGAGGCTGGTGAGAGCCATGGAGCTCCCCAGGCTGAAGCCCCCAGCACTCCAGTGAAATCTTCCAGGTCCAAACAAGTTCTTCCAGCCATCGGCACCATTGAGTCCATCGACCTGGATGAAGTCTCACAGTCTGTCCCTCGGCTGGACAACACCGCTGCCAAGCATAAGCTGTCTGTCAAACCCAAAAACCAGAGGATCTCCCGCAAGCACCACCGGTATACACAG GATCTGAAAGAGGTGGATATCCCTGGCATACAGCAGGAGGAGAAAGATGCAGCAGACAGCCAACACAGGAACGCTGAGGAGGAGACACCCCCAGAGAAAACCAAGAAGCAGAAactgcaggaggaggagagaggggagtccaggagaaagagagaactggCGGAACAGAggcacagagaggaagaggaagataggAAGAAGAAAGCCGAGGAATGGCGGCTGTGTGAGTTAGAGGAGGAGCGATGTTGCAAACAAGAGGAGAGATGTATACTTAaaaaggaggaggaaaggaggcagagagaggttatGGAGAGGATGatgaaagaagaagaggagaggaggcagagagaggagatggagaggatgatgaaagaggaagaagagaggaggcagagagaggagatggagaggaggatgaaagaagaagaagagaggaggcagagagaggatatggagaggaggatgaaagaagaagagaggaggcagagagaggagatggagaggatgatgaaagaagaagaggagaggaggcagagagaggagatggagaggatgatgaaagaagaagaggagaggaggcagagagaagataTGGAGAGGATGataaaagaagaggagaggaggcagagagaggagatggagaggaggatgaaagaagaagaggagaggaggcagagagaggagatggagaggaggatgaaagaagaagaggagaggaggcagagagaggagatggagaggaggatgaaagaagaagaggagaggaggcagagagaggagatggagaggaggatgaaagaagaagaggagaggaggcagagagaggagatggagaggatgatgaaagaagaagaggagaggaggcagagagaggagatggagaggatgatgaaagaagaagaggagaggaggcagagagaggagatggagaggaggatgaaagaagaagaaagaaggaTGAGAGAGGATTTGGAGCTTATGCAacgagaggagaaggagaggacactggaggaagaggagaaagaggaagaggaaaggagtaggaaagaagaagaggagaggaagcagTGTGAACTGGAGGCAGAGCGTCTTCATGTAGATGAGGAAAAGAGACtagaagaggcagaagaggaggagagaatgacaAAGCAGGTGAAGAAAAAGAGAAAACTGCttgcagaggaagagaggaagaaaaatgaggaggaggaggagaagaggctgTGTGCAGAAGCGGCTGCGAGCAGCTCTGAccctgagaggaagaggagggcagaggaggtgcgccggagagagatggagaagagacagaggccGTTCACCGTCAAAGGGTCCTCTGGGGAGAAGCAGATCCTGTTCCAGAAGGTCAACCTAACGTCTGTTATACCGGCCTCCAGTCAGCAGGGGAGCGCTgtgactgaacacagagagagagccaagGCCTCATCGCTTGGAGGAGCTGACTCCCCCaccctcctgtcctctcagtatgtCCGCCACACAGCCATCCTGGTGACAGGTGCCCAGCTATGTGGGACTGCTGTCAACCTGGACCATATCAACGAAATCGCTTGTAAGTCTCTCCTGGGTCTGGCAGATGAAAAGAAAACTGCCATGGTAACCCCACCACCAACCAAGAGCAAGACTTCACCAGTACGTAAGTCTGGAAAAACCAAATCCCTCAGTGAGTCCACAGAccagtccagtgcagccgttCTTGCCGAGTGGGCCAGTATCCGCTGCAAGATATTTAAGGGGGCAGAGGAGGGGAAGTATGAGGAATACCCAGACCCCCATAGCCAAAACCGACCCAGCAGTGAGGACCAGAGTCCGTTCCCCCATACCAACCTCAGGAAGACCATGTCCGCCAGCGCCAAGTTCTCCATCACTCCGGCCAGGAAGAAGTTTGCCGACTCCAGCAGGAACTCTGAGGTGTTGAATccggaagagaaggaaggaggaagcCCAGCCTCTGCTCTCTCCAACACCTCCTCCAGCACCTCTGTTCCCTCTGCAGCCTCAACAGCCCCAGGCCGCAAAGCCCAGAGCACGGGTGGTAAGACCGCCCGGATCGCAGATGGAAAAGGGGAGTGCATGTTTGCCAAAGACCTCCCATCGTTCATAGTCCCCAGGTCTTCCCAGTGGTCCCCCAGACCTGAGGGGTCAGTGACAGACGCTGTGAGCCTGGGAGGAGAATCAGAGGACTCTGACGGccgggaggaagggagggagcagggccagCCCTCTCCGTTTGGGATCAAGCTGAGGAGGACCAACTACTCCCTCCGCTTCCACAGTGATCAGTCGACAGACAAGAGGAAGAAGAGGTACAGCGCCGGTGACAGCTTCAACGGTGTCCCCTCACCTCTGACCCCCATTGACCCTGACTCTGACACCTCAGTTTTCTCTGATAGATCCAGCCCTGCGTCTCCATTCAGAGAGAGCATTCCCGGGGTAAAGCCTGGACATATGGTTGTATCTCTTCCAAAGCTCCGGGCCAAGGCAGGCAAGTCTCCCACCCCTTCCATGCACAGCGAGGAGGAGAAGCCTTCCAAACCCTCACTCTACCAAAGACCGAGCACATCCCCTAAACCTttcacccctcccccctctccactcCCCAAGGTGGGCAGAGGGGGTTCAAGCGATGCAGTGGTCCAGAGGACGAGGGTGGGGGCTGATTCAGCTGGCCATGAGGAgcgagatgagaggagggaagaaACCTCAGCTGTGGCCCAGCTCCACAGGAACGGCCAGGGACAGGGCCAGGGGGGTCAGAGGGAGGAGGAGCCCAAGGAGAAGAGGtccttcttcccctccatcaGTATGCCCTGGAGGGAGAAGGCTGACAGGAAAACAGAGCTCATCAGGAAAG AGGGGAAGCCATCGCTGCAGAGCAGGCACTCGTTAGACAGCGTACGGGTCCAGGACAAGGAGGCTGGCCCTCCGTGGATCACTCTGGCACTGCAGAAACAAAAGGGCTTCAAAGAGCACCAGCAGAGCCGAGACGAGCGCCGCAGCAATAGAGAGGCCAAACTGCCTGAGAAACAGGCCAAGGACAAAGACAGC tgtgtgtTGGTTAGTCCTTCAGAGGGTAAGGGGAGTGGAAACACCAGCCCTCCCAAATCACAGACACCGGAGGAGACCAAGAGACCAGACACCCTCCTGGGCTGCTTTGAGCGCCGGGACCACCTGAAGAAAGCCAACACTCTGCCCAGCACAGTCACAG TTGAGATTGCAGACTCCACACCATCGCCCCCTGCAGTGAAGGAGGTGACCAAGCGCTTCCCGTCCACTGACTCTCCCCAGGTGTCCACTGAGCCGGCCTGGTTAGCTCTGGCCAAGCGCAAGGCCAAGGCCTGGAGTGACTGCCCTCAGATCATCAAATAA